The Mucilaginibacter mallensis genome has a segment encoding these proteins:
- the purB gene encoding adenylosuccinate lyase produces the protein MTLSPLSAISPIDGRYHNATAELAEYFSEYALIKYRVFVEIEYFIALCEHPLPQLQNFDKNLSEKLRDIYRNFSEADALDIKQIEKTTNHDVKAVEYFIKKEFDKLDIATYKEFIHFGLTSQDINNTAIPYSFKLALNDVYYPALAELIGLLKKYAGDWDKIPMLAHTHGQPASPTRLGKEIQVFIERLENQLALLKQVPYSAKFGGATGNYNAHNIAYGNIDWKTFGNHFVNDILGLSRSQFTTQIEHYDNFAAQCDALKRINNILIDLDRDMWAYISMNYFKQKIKAGEVGSSAMPHKVNPIDFENSEGNLGIANALFEHLAAKLPVSRLQRDLTDSTVLRNIGVPVGHTLIAMKSTIKGLNKLLLNETVIAGALEANWAVVAEAIQTILRREAYPNPYEALKELTRTNTHINADTIAEFVSTLDVSDEIKEEIKQITPSNYTGI, from the coding sequence ATGACGCTTTCTCCTCTTTCAGCCATTTCCCCTATCGACGGGCGTTACCACAATGCAACTGCTGAACTGGCTGAGTATTTTTCGGAATACGCACTAATAAAATACCGGGTATTTGTTGAAATTGAATATTTTATTGCCCTGTGCGAACATCCATTACCGCAATTACAAAACTTTGATAAAAATCTATCAGAAAAGTTACGCGACATCTATCGAAATTTTTCAGAAGCTGATGCGCTGGACATCAAACAGATAGAAAAAACGACCAACCACGATGTTAAAGCTGTGGAATACTTTATTAAAAAAGAGTTCGACAAGCTGGATATTGCCACTTATAAAGAGTTTATCCACTTCGGCTTAACATCGCAAGATATAAACAATACGGCTATCCCTTATTCGTTTAAATTAGCTTTGAATGATGTTTACTATCCGGCATTAGCTGAACTGATCGGTCTGCTTAAAAAATACGCTGGCGATTGGGATAAAATACCTATGCTGGCACATACACACGGGCAGCCTGCATCACCTACCCGCCTGGGTAAAGAAATACAGGTATTTATTGAGCGCCTGGAAAACCAGCTTGCTTTATTGAAACAAGTACCTTACTCTGCAAAATTTGGCGGGGCTACCGGTAACTACAATGCGCATAATATTGCTTATGGGAATATAGACTGGAAAACATTCGGTAATCATTTTGTGAATGATATTTTGGGCCTGAGCCGCTCACAGTTCACAACACAGATTGAGCATTACGATAATTTTGCCGCGCAATGCGATGCCTTAAAACGCATCAATAATATTTTGATCGATTTGGACAGGGATATGTGGGCTTATATATCCATGAACTACTTTAAGCAAAAGATAAAAGCTGGCGAAGTAGGTTCATCGGCCATGCCGCATAAAGTAAATCCGATTGATTTTGAAAACTCAGAAGGTAACTTAGGTATAGCTAATGCATTATTTGAGCATTTGGCTGCTAAACTACCAGTATCAAGGTTACAGCGCGATTTAACTGACTCAACCGTATTACGTAACATAGGTGTACCGGTTGGGCATACACTTATTGCCATGAAATCAACTATTAAAGGCCTAAATAAACTATTATTGAACGAAACAGTTATAGCAGGCGCATTGGAGGCTAACTGGGCAGTGGTTGCGGAAGCTATACAAACCATTTTACGTCGCGAAGCTTATCCAAACCCATACGAAGCATTAAAAGAGCTTACACGTACTAATACACACATAAACGCTGACACTATAGCTGAGTTTGTTAGCACTTTGGATGTTAGCGATGAGATTAAAGAAGAGATTAAACAAATAACACCGTCTAATTATACAGGGATTTAA
- a CDS encoding TetR/AcrR family transcriptional regulator, with protein MIPVERIIQGGEDLFLTAGIKSVTMDDIAKHLGISKKTIYHFFKDKNELVVALTKKKLQEDEDQMCAIMSTSGDVIEEMINMMKCSEEIFSKINPIVIHDMQKYHPDAWKEFQNFKADVLIRTLEELLNKGIKQGYIRPDIDVKIMARMRVTQVEMGFNTTLFPLSEFSPWKVQYQFLEHFNYGICTLKGYKLLDKYKNISNE; from the coding sequence ATGATACCCGTAGAAAGAATTATACAAGGCGGCGAGGACCTGTTTTTAACAGCAGGTATAAAAAGCGTTACGATGGATGATATTGCCAAACACTTAGGTATATCAAAAAAAACCATCTATCACTTTTTTAAGGATAAAAACGAACTGGTTGTTGCCCTTACAAAAAAGAAGCTGCAGGAAGATGAAGACCAGATGTGCGCCATTATGAGTACTTCGGGTGATGTGATTGAGGAAATGATCAATATGATGAAATGTTCTGAAGAGATATTCTCAAAGATCAACCCAATTGTGATACATGATATGCAAAAGTATCACCCTGATGCCTGGAAGGAGTTTCAAAACTTTAAGGCTGATGTTTTGATACGTACACTGGAGGAACTTTTAAACAAAGGGATAAAACAAGGCTATATAAGGCCTGATATTGATGTTAAAATAATGGCAAGGATGCGGGTTACGCAGGTGGAAATGGGCTTTAATACAACATTATTTCCTTTGTCTGAATTTAGTCCATGGAAAGTGCAATACCAGTTTCTGGAACATTTTAACTATGGCATATGTACTTTAAAAGGATATAAGCTTTTAGATAAATATAAAAATATAAGCAATGAATGA
- a CDS encoding TolC family protein has protein sequence MRNTVFIMALFCAVAVNGYAQQAPRDTTYNFSIQDCVNYAYQHQHDVANAALDVKSAGYKVQETIGQGLPQISGSATFQDYVKTPNILFPDVFSGPVYGVLNQQKVVNSATGQVISATPPTNGSSSGESKVSFTQKYNLAPGINISQIIFDPNYIVGLQARKTYKQLYERSYTRSKIEVNVSVTKAYYQVLVSAEHLRLLQADIDQLKQQMDETAARNKQGFVEKIDVDRITYQYNSLVTTRENTARLLVLNYELLKFQIGMPIDQNLTLTNKLVDIKLEAATADPTIDTAVYRNRIEYNLLETQKRLDEYNLKSTKGQFLPKLLAVGNYAASFQSNSFSGLYNTNLPSAYIGLTLSVPIFTGFQHLNQVRQSQITVLKAQNDLDDMQKTVNLQISQSKIAYINGLQTLNDQKLNRALAQEVLRVSKIKYEQGVGSSIEVTQAQTAVEDADNTYIQGLYDALVSKVDLDKAYGRIQ, from the coding sequence ATGAGAAACACAGTTTTTATAATGGCCCTGTTTTGTGCTGTAGCGGTAAACGGCTATGCGCAGCAGGCCCCGCGTGATACCACCTACAATTTTAGTATACAAGATTGTGTGAACTACGCCTACCAACATCAGCATGATGTGGCAAATGCAGCATTGGATGTTAAAAGTGCCGGTTATAAGGTTCAGGAAACTATAGGGCAAGGTTTACCGCAAATAAGCGGTTCAGCAACTTTTCAGGATTATGTAAAAACACCGAACATTTTATTTCCTGACGTTTTTTCCGGCCCGGTATACGGCGTTTTAAATCAACAAAAAGTTGTTAACAGTGCAACTGGGCAGGTAATTTCGGCAACGCCGCCAACTAATGGAAGTTCATCAGGAGAAAGTAAAGTGAGTTTTACTCAAAAATATAACCTGGCACCAGGAATAAATATTTCACAAATAATTTTTGATCCTAATTATATAGTTGGTTTACAGGCCCGTAAAACGTATAAACAATTGTATGAGCGTAGTTATACCCGTTCGAAAATTGAAGTTAACGTGTCGGTAACCAAAGCGTATTACCAGGTATTAGTAAGTGCAGAGCATTTGAGGTTATTGCAGGCCGATATAGATCAGCTTAAACAGCAAATGGATGAAACCGCTGCACGTAATAAACAGGGGTTTGTTGAAAAGATTGATGTTGATCGTATTACTTATCAATATAACTCATTGGTTACCACCAGGGAAAATACTGCAAGGTTACTGGTTTTAAATTATGAGTTATTGAAATTTCAAATAGGAATGCCAATTGATCAAAATTTAACATTAACAAACAAACTGGTAGATATAAAGCTTGAAGCAGCTACTGCTGATCCTACTATTGATACCGCAGTTTATCGTAACCGGATTGAGTATAATTTATTGGAAACCCAAAAAAGATTGGATGAGTATAATCTAAAAAGCACAAAAGGACAATTCTTGCCTAAATTGTTAGCTGTTGGAAATTATGCTGCATCTTTTCAAAGCAATAGTTTTAGCGGTCTTTACAACACAAATTTACCATCAGCTTATATAGGCCTTACGCTATCCGTTCCAATATTTACAGGCTTTCAGCACCTTAACCAGGTAAGGCAATCGCAAATAACTGTTTTAAAAGCGCAAAACGATTTGGATGATATGCAAAAAACAGTAAATCTGCAGATTAGCCAATCGAAAATAGCCTATATAAATGGTTTGCAAACTCTTAACGACCAAAAACTAAACAGGGCGCTTGCTCAGGAAGTACTCCGCGTGTCAAAAATAAAATATGAACAGGGTGTAGGCTCAAGCATTGAAGTTACACAGGCACAAACTGCAGTTGAAGACGCAGATAACACATACATACAAGGTTTATATGATGCTTTAGTAAGCAAAGTTGACCTTGACAAAGCATACGGTAGAATCCAATAA
- a CDS encoding efflux RND transporter periplasmic adaptor subunit: MKKLLYIPAILFLAACSQKPTDKKAELADLKKQQATLSSKIAALQAQVGTDSTKGADVSTIIVKPGQFTNYVQIQGKIDAQDNVTAYPQASAVITALYVKAGDHVSKGEILAQLDNSVLKQNVGQAQSQLNLANILYQRQKNLWDQKIGTEVEYLQAQTNLQTAQKQVASLKQQADLYRIVSPINGVVDQMDLKLGQVAAPGSAGIRVINAEVLKVKADVPESYSSSVNQGDSVKVLFPDVNDSLATRVSFAAKVIDPGSRSFGIEIKLPHNKEYRPNMTAVLQIANYSNHNTIAIPVNAIQRSDEGDYVYTNENGYAKRKPITEGKTSNGFTEVKSGLSSGDQLITQGASEIGDGDKVSVLKSGN, translated from the coding sequence ATGAAAAAACTATTATACATACCGGCAATATTATTTTTAGCGGCCTGCTCGCAAAAACCAACTGATAAGAAGGCTGAACTGGCCGACCTGAAAAAACAGCAGGCAACATTAAGTTCAAAAATTGCTGCTTTACAAGCGCAGGTGGGCACGGATTCAACCAAAGGGGCCGATGTAAGTACTATTATTGTAAAGCCCGGCCAGTTTACCAACTACGTACAAATACAGGGTAAAATAGATGCGCAGGACAACGTTACTGCATATCCACAAGCGAGCGCTGTAATTACGGCACTTTATGTAAAGGCTGGCGACCATGTAAGCAAAGGCGAGATACTTGCTCAGTTGGATAATAGTGTGCTGAAGCAAAATGTTGGCCAGGCACAATCTCAGCTTAACCTCGCAAATATCCTTTATCAGCGTCAAAAGAACCTTTGGGATCAGAAAATAGGTACCGAGGTTGAGTACTTACAGGCTCAAACTAATTTGCAAACTGCCCAAAAGCAGGTAGCATCATTAAAACAACAAGCTGATCTCTACCGCATTGTATCACCCATAAATGGTGTTGTTGACCAAATGGATCTGAAACTTGGACAGGTAGCTGCACCGGGTTCAGCAGGTATACGTGTTATTAACGCCGAAGTATTGAAAGTTAAGGCTGATGTACCTGAGTCGTACTCCAGTAGTGTAAACCAAGGTGATAGCGTTAAGGTATTGTTTCCTGATGTGAATGATTCCTTAGCTACACGTGTAAGCTTCGCTGCAAAGGTTATTGATCCGGGTTCACGTAGTTTTGGCATCGAAATAAAACTGCCGCATAACAAAGAGTATCGCCCTAACATGACGGCTGTTTTACAAATTGCTAATTACTCAAACCATAATACCATTGCAATACCGGTAAATGCTATCCAAAGATCGGACGAAGGCGACTACGTGTATACAAATGAGAATGGTTATGCTAAACGTAAACCTATCACAGAAGGTAAAACATCAAATGGTTTTACTGAGGTAAAATCAGGCTTATCAAGCGGCGATCAGTTAATAACTCAAGGCGCAAGCGAAATTGGCGACGGTGATAAAGTAAGCGTATTAAAATCTGGTAATTAA
- a CDS encoding efflux RND transporter permease subunit, whose protein sequence is MKDQEKEFGPSSWAIDNKRAVYVLIFLITLLGFSSYNSLPKENFPDITIPKIYVTTIYQGQSPQNIETLVTRQLEKQMKSLKGLKKVTSNTQQNVSIITAEFNTDVKIRDAKQDVKDAVDKAKQDLPQNDNNLKESTVSDINVADQPILYINLSGDYDLKKLKEYADNLKDDIEGMKQISQVVEVGALKPNIQINVDINKMSAAQIGYGDIIQAIGNENILSTAGTITTSGEQRAVDIKEDFKSADEVAAMVIRNPQGRAVYLRDIAQIRDGFQDQESYARLKTPNDPNFKNVITLNVSKRSGENLIEASDEIYSLIKQKQKTIFPKGLNITVTGDQSDKTRTTLNDLINTIIIGFILVTVILMFFMGSTNAIFVALSVPLSCFIAFLFMPVIGFTLNMIVLFSFLLALGIVVDDAIVVIENTHRIFNNGAMPITKAAKIAAGEVFMPVFSGTMTTLAPFIPLAFWHSLIGSFMFFLPITLIITLLASLVVAYIMNPVFAVDFMKPHHEGEHDHQTFDRKTTRTTIILVGVTVFFYLLALGNIISIGIGNFMVLIIFLFLFNHFVLLKVIDRFQKNLWPRFQTWYARWLERAVHNPWKVLLGVIVLFFFTIGFSVVSKLDVELFPSSDPNFVYVYVTMPIGTDQAYTNTVVQQLEKKVAQVVEPDKDIVSSIISNVSVGVTDPSDEDQGTYYNKGKITVAFVEFGKRNGKDTKEILKRIRSSVQGVPGAQIAVAQEASGPPVQKDISLEMAGDNLDTLVHTSARLKKYLDQQGIAGIEQLVPDVQADKPEIIFDVDRERANREGITTNQINQALGASIYGAKASDYRNTTEDNYEIDVRAAEDQRNDVDALRNLKITFRDIAMGGSIRQVPISAFTDVRYTNTYANIKHKQQRRVITLGSNVIKPFTPADVNAQIAQAIKNFKLPENVSIKMGGSQEDQAETGAFLGTALLISFGLILVILMALFNSIGKTLIILSEIFFSIIGVFLGLSLFHMTFSIVMSGVGIIALAGVVVRNGILLVEFSDMLLEQGLSIHDAVVEAARTRMTPVLLTASAAILGLIPLAVGFNIDFAGLFTHLKPHIYFGGDNVAFWGPLSWTMIFGLGFATLITLILVPCMYLIRYNMKENIRKKREKRQQPKHELETV, encoded by the coding sequence ATGAAAGACCAGGAAAAAGAATTTGGGCCATCAAGTTGGGCCATCGACAATAAGCGGGCGGTGTATGTGCTTATCTTTTTAATCACATTACTCGGGTTTTCATCCTATAATTCCCTGCCAAAGGAGAATTTTCCGGATATTACTATACCTAAAATATATGTAACCACTATTTACCAGGGGCAGTCGCCACAAAATATCGAGACATTGGTTACCCGGCAGCTCGAAAAGCAAATGAAATCGTTAAAGGGCTTAAAAAAAGTTACCTCTAACACACAACAAAATGTGTCGATCATTACTGCTGAATTTAACACTGATGTTAAAATAAGGGATGCCAAACAGGATGTTAAGGACGCTGTTGACAAAGCCAAGCAGGATCTGCCGCAAAATGATAACAACTTAAAGGAATCAACCGTATCTGATATTAATGTGGCCGATCAGCCTATATTATACATCAACTTATCGGGTGACTATGACCTTAAGAAATTAAAAGAATATGCGGATAACCTGAAAGATGATATCGAGGGTATGAAGCAAATATCACAGGTAGTTGAGGTAGGCGCTTTAAAGCCAAATATTCAGATCAATGTTGACATCAATAAGATGTCGGCTGCACAGATTGGTTATGGAGATATCATACAAGCTATAGGCAATGAGAATATCCTATCAACAGCCGGAACCATTACAACAAGTGGCGAACAACGGGCGGTTGATATTAAAGAGGATTTTAAAAGTGCAGATGAAGTAGCCGCGATGGTGATCAGGAACCCGCAGGGTAGGGCAGTTTATTTGCGTGATATTGCCCAGATAAGAGATGGTTTCCAGGATCAGGAAAGTTATGCGCGCCTTAAAACGCCAAACGATCCGAATTTTAAAAATGTAATTACCCTTAACGTGAGCAAGCGTTCAGGAGAAAACCTGATTGAAGCTTCAGACGAGATCTATTCCCTGATCAAACAAAAACAGAAGACTATTTTCCCTAAGGGATTAAATATTACTGTAACTGGAGATCAGTCGGACAAAACACGTACAACACTTAACGACCTTATAAACACCATCATTATTGGTTTTATACTGGTAACCGTTATCCTGATGTTCTTTATGGGTAGTACCAATGCCATATTTGTGGCATTGTCAGTTCCGCTATCGTGTTTTATAGCCTTCCTGTTTATGCCTGTGATAGGCTTTACGCTCAACATGATCGTACTGTTCTCCTTCCTGCTGGCATTGGGTATTGTGGTGGATGATGCCATTGTGGTTATTGAAAATACGCACCGTATATTTAATAATGGTGCAATGCCTATTACCAAAGCTGCAAAAATAGCTGCCGGCGAAGTTTTTATGCCAGTATTTTCAGGTACCATGACCACGCTTGCACCATTTATCCCGTTGGCTTTCTGGCATAGCTTAATAGGTAGCTTCATGTTCTTCCTGCCGATAACGCTTATTATAACCTTATTGGCATCGTTGGTGGTTGCTTATATCATGAACCCGGTTTTCGCGGTTGATTTTATGAAACCGCACCATGAAGGTGAGCACGACCATCAAACGTTTGATCGTAAAACAACACGTACAACCATAATACTTGTAGGTGTAACCGTATTTTTTTACCTGCTGGCCTTAGGGAATATCATAAGCATAGGCATTGGTAATTTTATGGTGCTGATCATATTCCTGTTCCTGTTCAACCACTTTGTATTGTTAAAGGTGATTGATAGGTTCCAGAAGAACTTATGGCCGCGTTTCCAAACCTGGTATGCAAGATGGCTGGAGCGTGCCGTACACAATCCATGGAAAGTACTTTTAGGAGTAATCGTACTATTCTTCTTTACTATCGGGTTTTCGGTAGTGAGTAAATTGGATGTAGAACTATTCCCATCCTCTGATCCGAACTTTGTGTATGTGTATGTGACTATGCCTATAGGTACAGATCAGGCTTATACCAATACGGTTGTACAACAATTAGAAAAGAAGGTTGCGCAGGTAGTTGAGCCTGATAAAGATATTGTATCCTCTATCATATCAAACGTATCAGTAGGTGTAACGGATCCTTCAGATGAAGATCAGGGTACTTACTATAATAAGGGTAAGATCACTGTTGCTTTTGTTGAATTTGGCAAGAGGAACGGAAAAGATACTAAAGAAATATTAAAACGGATCCGTAGTTCAGTACAGGGTGTTCCGGGAGCGCAGATTGCCGTTGCGCAGGAAGCCAGCGGTCCGCCGGTACAAAAGGATATCAGTCTTGAAATGGCAGGTGATAACCTTGATACTTTAGTACATACTTCTGCCAGGTTAAAGAAATACCTGGATCAGCAAGGGATTGCAGGTATTGAACAATTGGTACCCGATGTGCAGGCTGATAAGCCGGAGATTATTTTTGATGTTGACCGTGAGCGTGCCAACCGTGAAGGTATCACAACAAACCAGATCAACCAGGCTTTGGGTGCTTCTATATATGGCGCCAAGGCATCTGATTATAGGAATACTACAGAGGATAACTACGAAATTGATGTTCGTGCAGCTGAAGATCAGCGTAATGATGTAGATGCGTTGCGTAACTTAAAAATCACCTTCCGTGATATTGCTATGGGTGGTAGTATAAGGCAGGTGCCTATATCAGCATTTACTGATGTAAGGTATACTAATACTTATGCCAATATTAAGCATAAACAACAGAGAAGGGTGATAACTTTGGGTTCAAACGTTATAAAACCGTTTACCCCGGCTGATGTAAATGCCCAGATAGCGCAGGCGATCAAAAACTTTAAGTTACCTGAGAATGTATCCATCAAAATGGGTGGTTCGCAGGAAGATCAGGCTGAAACTGGTGCATTCCTTGGCACAGCATTGCTGATTTCATTTGGGTTGATCCTTGTTATATTGATGGCACTGTTTAACTCCATAGGTAAAACATTGATTATATTAAGTGAGATCTTTTTTAGTATAATCGGGGTGTTCCTGGGTTTGAGTTTGTTCCATATGACGTTCTCTATCGTTATGTCGGGCGTGGGTATCATCGCGCTGGCTGGTGTGGTAGTGCGAAACGGTATATTACTGGTTGAGTTCTCTGATATGCTGTTAGAACAAGGCTTAAGCATACACGATGCCGTTGTAGAAGCCGCCCGTACACGTATGACACCGGTATTGCTTACCGCCAGCGCAGCCATATTAGGCTTAATACCACTGGCTGTAGGTTTCAATATTGATTTTGCCGGGTTATTTACACACCTTAAACCACATATCTACTTTGGTGGTGATAACGTAGCATTCTGGGGCCCATTATCATGGACAATGATATTTGGTTTAGGCTTTGCAACACTGATCACACTGATATTGGTGCCATGTATGTACCTGATACGTTACAACATGAAAGAAAACATCAGGAAGAAAAGAGAAAAAAGGCAACAGCCAAAACACGAACTAGAAACAGTTTAA
- a CDS encoding DUF4126 family protein yields MKLKISHPFWQVLGIGALAGMRTSSAPVITSHILSHHRTKNLEHSLLSFMQSKAVANTLKILSISELVVDKLPSTPNRIKPAGVAFRCLAGALAGASINKATGGKVITGTLLGATSAFASTYLSYMLRKATVKNTGIIDPIIGAIEDALVIGAGVGLTQLF; encoded by the coding sequence ATGAAACTTAAAATTTCACATCCCTTTTGGCAAGTATTAGGCATCGGCGCATTAGCCGGTATGCGCACATCATCGGCACCGGTAATAACCAGCCATATATTAAGCCACCATCGCACAAAAAACCTTGAGCATTCGCTGCTAAGCTTTATGCAATCAAAAGCAGTTGCTAATACATTAAAAATTCTATCAATAAGCGAGCTGGTGGTTGATAAACTACCGTCAACCCCAAACCGTATTAAACCGGCTGGGGTAGCTTTTCGCTGCCTGGCAGGTGCGCTAGCCGGGGCAAGCATTAATAAAGCTACAGGTGGTAAAGTTATAACCGGTACATTATTAGGGGCAACCTCTGCATTCGCATCAACGTATTTGAGTTACATGCTGCGCAAGGCAACCGTTAAAAATACAGGTATAATTGATCCAATAATTGGCGCTATTGAAGATGCACTGGTAATAGGGGCAGGTGTTGGTTTAACGCAATTGTTCTGA